The following are from one region of the Thermoproteus uzoniensis 768-20 genome:
- a CDS encoding hydantoinase/oxoprolinase family protein, whose product MSLVGVDVGGTFTDFVVVDRDGNIKTLKILSTPREPERAVIEGLSGLDFSEVLHASTIGTNALLGQVGLEIPKVAFFTTKGFRDVIEIGRQNRPRLYDLYFQKPRQIVSRELRFEVDERTLPDGTVERAVDPREVEELARRAKSAGAVSVAVGFLHSYANPSNEEATAKVLKEHFEYVTASYEVAWEAREYERFSTAVVNAALMPLVGRYLGKLKSYVESRGGRMYVMASSGGLVTVDEAARRPVQLVESGPAAGVIAAAELAKLLDERQVISFDMGGTTAKAGTVVDFEPAITAEYEVGGESHRGRVVKGSGYPVRFPFVDLAEVSAGGGTIVWRDAGGALRVGPLSAGADPGPVSYGRGGVEPTITDANLVLGRIPEAIAGGRMRLDREAAERAFAKLGDPVDVAGSAVKLVNLEMARAIRLVTVERGLDPSRFVLMAFGGAGPQHAAEVAEEMGIGRVLIPPMPGVFTSLGMLMADFKFEARMAYPKDVAKGFEELEGRLAQYKPDYYLRYADVRYRGQGWELTVPVGADASPEAIRRAFEEKHMATYGFKLDREIEVTTIRAFAVVRRAKPRLGDPPASGSPKVFEREVYFDGWIAAAVYRRQDLPLGFKIKGPALIVEDYSTTVVPPRWEVSVRKYGVLEMRL is encoded by the coding sequence ATGAGCCTCGTCGGCGTAGACGTAGGAGGGACGTTCACAGACTTCGTGGTCGTTGATAGGGACGGCAATATTAAGACGCTCAAGATACTCTCGACGCCTAGGGAGCCGGAGAGGGCGGTCATCGAGGGGCTTTCCGGCCTCGACTTCTCCGAGGTCCTCCACGCGTCGACTATAGGCACCAACGCGCTTCTGGGGCAGGTAGGGCTGGAGATACCCAAGGTGGCGTTCTTCACCACGAAGGGCTTCCGCGATGTGATAGAAATCGGGAGGCAGAACAGGCCTAGGCTCTACGACTTGTACTTTCAGAAGCCCAGACAGATAGTGTCTAGGGAGCTACGTTTCGAGGTCGACGAGAGGACTCTGCCCGACGGGACTGTGGAGAGGGCCGTCGATCCCCGAGAGGTCGAGGAGCTCGCCCGGAGGGCCAAGTCGGCCGGCGCAGTTAGCGTTGCCGTCGGCTTCCTCCACTCGTACGCAAATCCCTCCAACGAGGAGGCAACGGCGAAGGTCCTCAAGGAGCATTTCGAGTACGTCACGGCGTCGTACGAGGTGGCGTGGGAGGCCAGAGAGTACGAGCGGTTCTCCACGGCCGTGGTCAACGCGGCCTTGATGCCTCTCGTCGGGAGGTATCTGGGCAAGTTGAAGAGCTACGTGGAGTCGAGAGGCGGGAGGATGTACGTCATGGCCAGCTCCGGCGGCTTGGTGACCGTGGACGAGGCGGCGAGGAGGCCTGTCCAGCTGGTCGAGTCGGGGCCGGCCGCGGGGGTCATAGCGGCTGCGGAGCTGGCCAAGCTGTTGGACGAGAGACAGGTCATCTCGTTCGACATGGGCGGCACGACGGCTAAGGCCGGGACCGTCGTTGATTTCGAGCCCGCCATAACTGCGGAGTACGAGGTGGGCGGCGAAAGCCACAGAGGCAGAGTCGTCAAGGGCTCCGGCTACCCCGTGAGGTTCCCCTTCGTGGATCTCGCGGAGGTCTCCGCCGGGGGCGGGACCATAGTCTGGAGGGACGCCGGCGGGGCCTTGAGGGTCGGGCCGCTGAGCGCAGGCGCCGACCCTGGCCCCGTGAGCTACGGAAGAGGCGGCGTGGAGCCCACCATAACGGACGCCAACCTAGTGCTGGGGAGGATACCGGAGGCTATAGCGGGCGGCCGCATGAGGCTGGACAGAGAAGCCGCCGAGAGGGCCTTCGCCAAGCTGGGCGACCCCGTGGACGTCGCCGGATCCGCCGTCAAGCTGGTCAACCTCGAGATGGCCCGCGCCATAAGGCTCGTGACGGTCGAAAGGGGGCTGGATCCCTCCCGCTTCGTCCTCATGGCCTTCGGAGGCGCCGGGCCGCAACACGCGGCGGAGGTGGCCGAGGAGATGGGGATAGGCCGCGTGTTGATCCCGCCTATGCCGGGCGTCTTCACCTCCCTCGGCATGTTGATGGCAGACTTCAAGTTCGAGGCGCGTATGGCCTATCCAAAAGACGTGGCGAAGGGCTTCGAGGAGCTGGAGGGGAGGCTGGCCCAATACAAGCCTGACTACTACCTGCGGTATGCCGACGTGCGGTATAGGGGACAGGGCTGGGAGCTCACCGTGCCCGTGGGGGCGGACGCCTCCCCCGAGGCTATAAGGAGGGCGTTCGAGGAGAAGCACATGGCCACCTACGGGTTCAAGCTGGATCGGGAGATCGAGGTGACGACCATACGCGCCTTCGCCGTTGTGAGGAGGGCCAAGCCGCGCCTCGGCGATCCTCCCGCCTCCGGCTCGCCCAAGGTCTTCGAGAGGGAGGTCTACTTCGACGGCTGGATCGCCGCCGCGGTGTACCGCAGACAGGATCTGCCCCTGGGCTTCAAGATCAAGGGGCCCGCCCTAATCGTCGAGGACTACTCCACGACCGTCGTGCCGCCGCGTTGGGAGGTCTCCGTGAGGA
- a CDS encoding DUF998 domain-containing protein has protein sequence MGLVASAAFWLTALASISVNPWFDISRNAFSDLGGPRAAYPWIYNDGLILAAAFLGLFSVHVVSSSSNKLEAVGGAYLSISAIFLALIGIYHEGTRPHVFVSTWFFIQAFLGFLIYGLGRVLVERRRIRLSYVAIFFAALAGALIVPWPSAAALEAYEIALLTAGAAIYALGQS, from the coding sequence ATGGGGCTTGTAGCCTCCGCGGCCTTCTGGCTAACCGCACTGGCGTCTATATCCGTAAATCCCTGGTTCGATATTTCTAGGAACGCCTTCAGCGACTTGGGAGGCCCGAGGGCGGCCTATCCGTGGATCTACAACGACGGCCTGATCCTGGCCGCCGCCTTCCTAGGCCTCTTCTCCGTCCACGTGGTCTCGTCTTCGTCGAATAAGCTGGAGGCCGTCGGCGGCGCCTACCTATCGATCTCGGCCATCTTTCTCGCCCTCATAGGCATATACCACGAAGGAACTCGGCCGCACGTCTTCGTCTCCACCTGGTTCTTTATCCAGGCGTTTCTCGGCTTCTTGATATACGGGCTGGGCCGAGTCCTCGTCGAGAGGAGGCGGATTAGGCTGTCGTACGTGGCGATATTCTTTGCGGCCCTAGCAGGCGCCTTGATAGTGCCGTGGCCCTCGGCGGCGGCGTTGGAGGCGTACGAGATAGCGCTCCTTACAGCGGGCGCCGCTATATACGCCTTAGGCCAGAGCTAG
- a CDS encoding MFS transporter has protein sequence MAQPKVGAGLVAGVAAGTLLEWYDAFLFVVAASYVGAAFFPSKNPLTELANVFLTFALGYFARPIGALLFGYIGDRYGRREAMLWTLTLAGLGTALIGVVPPYSVWGAAAIVTVVVLRLLQGLALGGEWGSAVNYLFENVNRKRLYMLFVQSGVPLGLLLAAGVMLALTAVLGTAATSAWGWRIAFLLSIIIVVIGLLFRISFGETFEYLEARRSATRIENPIGGVFLKHWASLIVGIFLAGAAGAVFYYGNTFLPNVANALGLVTAAQKFSVIILFAVLDLIGIVVSGFIAERLGNVVPITVGFVMFIIAALLIEQGLSSAAVMTALAALTGIAHGIVYTPEAAYLAELFPTLERNTGVSSAYQIGNTVIASTAPYVMTAILPYGRFWAGAYLALLAVIGLAGVVAYRPRR, from the coding sequence ATGGCCCAACCTAAGGTCGGCGCCGGGTTGGTGGCGGGCGTCGCCGCCGGGACTCTCCTCGAGTGGTATGACGCCTTCCTCTTCGTCGTGGCTGCAAGCTATGTGGGAGCTGCCTTCTTCCCGTCGAAGAATCCCTTGACGGAATTAGCCAACGTCTTTCTGACATTTGCCTTGGGCTATTTCGCGCGTCCTATCGGCGCGTTGCTATTCGGATATATAGGCGACCGCTACGGCAGAAGGGAGGCCATGCTCTGGACCTTGACGCTGGCCGGCCTAGGCACCGCCCTAATCGGCGTCGTGCCTCCTTACTCTGTGTGGGGAGCCGCCGCCATAGTCACAGTAGTAGTGTTGAGATTGCTACAAGGATTAGCCTTAGGAGGCGAGTGGGGCTCCGCGGTTAATTATCTATTCGAGAATGTGAATAGGAAACGCCTTTATATGCTCTTCGTCCAGAGCGGCGTGCCGCTCGGCCTCCTCCTAGCTGCCGGCGTTATGTTGGCCTTGACCGCCGTGCTGGGAACTGCCGCAACCTCTGCATGGGGTTGGAGAATCGCGTTCCTGCTCTCTATCATAATAGTAGTAATAGGGCTTTTATTCAGGATAAGCTTCGGAGAAACCTTCGAGTATCTTGAGGCTAGACGTTCGGCGACCAGGATAGAGAACCCCATCGGCGGAGTCTTCTTGAAGCACTGGGCCTCCCTCATAGTGGGCATATTCCTGGCCGGCGCCGCTGGCGCGGTGTTTTACTACGGCAACACGTTCCTGCCTAATGTGGCTAACGCCCTGGGCCTAGTCACGGCCGCCCAGAAGTTCTCGGTCATAATTCTATTCGCCGTCCTCGACCTAATAGGGATAGTAGTCAGTGGGTTCATAGCTGAACGTCTTGGCAACGTCGTGCCTATAACGGTTGGCTTCGTCATGTTCATAATAGCCGCGTTATTGATAGAACAAGGCCTCTCAAGCGCCGCCGTTATGACCGCCCTCGCTGCGCTGACCGGCATAGCGCACGGGATAGTTTATACGCCGGAGGCCGCATACTTGGCCGAGTTGTTCCCAACGCTCGAGAGAAACACCGGCGTGTCTTCAGCTTACCAGATAGGCAATACTGTCATAGCGAGCACCGCGCCCTATGTCATGACCGCCATTCTGCCCTACGGCCGTTTCTGGGCCGGGGCCTACCTAGCCCTCCTGGCGGTAATAGGGCTGGCCGGCGTGGTTGCGTATAGGCCCCGGAGATGA